Proteins found in one Oryza glaberrima chromosome 4, OglaRS2, whole genome shotgun sequence genomic segment:
- the LOC127770414 gene encoding PH, RCC1 and FYVE domains-containing protein 1-like gives MADPVDIDKALIALKKGTQLLKYGRKGKPKFTPFRLSNDESTLIWVSNNKEKSLKLSSVSRVLSGQRTLVFQRFLLPEKDHLSFSLIYNDGKRSLDLICKDKVEAEVWFAGLNVLISPGQHGSQHQHIDGIRNGALSFECGRDSSLSSSSAYTTDSFENKLSSANSAKDRSSGEFTYSERTDVSDMQVKGASSDIRISVSSALSTSSHGSGDDSESFGDVYVWGEVMCDTTCRQGSDSNAYSATAATDILVPKPLESNVMLDVSYVACGVKHAALVTRQAEVFTWGEECSGRLGHGAGTSIFQPRLVESLSICNVETIACGEFHTCAITATGDLYTWGDGTHNAGLLGHGSNVSHWIPKRVSGPLEGLQVSAVSCGTWHTALITSSGKLYTFGDGTFGVLGHGNRETVSYPKEVESLKGLRTISVSCGVWHTAAVVEVIMAQSNTSSGKLFTWGDGDKYRLGHGDRSSKLKPTCVPSLIDYNFHKAVCGHTLTIGLTTSGHIFTAGSSVYGQLGNPNNDGRYPRLVEEKLGGGGVVEVACGAYHVAVLTQSGEVYTWGKGANGRLGHGDIADRKTPTFVEALRDRSVKRIACGSGFTAAICQHKSVSGMEQSQCSSCRQPFGFTRKRHNCYNCGLVHCHSCSSKKALRAALSPNPGKPYRVCDSCYLKLSKVLDSGIGHNKNNTPRISGDSKADKMDSKGNRVASANSSDMIKNLDVKAAKQTKKYDYPPQFPAILQLKDIPFIGAADQQPNDSTYSSPLLRLPNLNSSSSLSSESFDILRDANELLKQEVQKLKEEVNSLRQQREQQDADLQKSEAKAHEAMTLASEEASKSKAAKDVIKSLTAQLKEMAERLPPASCDMKQTRQPYLPGGAVSPDTGRENQKRYEPGSFQYPQTPTSVASARFNGFLAQAHQISEPNGNTMVPHDSRHENNGNTKEFPVAQQMTNGGMTGYRPRTEDHDRRETERFQINLHGFNMRGSSSPSNQVEAEWIEQYEPGVYLTLVSLRDGTKELKRVRFSRRRFGEHQAESWWNDNREKVYDKYNVRGTDRISSVMTA, from the exons ATGGCAGATCCCGTCGATATCGACAAG GCACTTATTGCTTTAAAGAAAGGCACCCAACTGCTTAAATATGGTCGCAAGGGGAAGCCAAAATTTACTCCCTTCAGACTATCAAAT GATGAATCAACACTAATTTGGGTCTCAAATAACAAAGAGAAAAGTTTGAAGCTATCATCTGTGTCTAGAGTTCTCTCGGGACAAAGAACA TTGGTTTTTCAACGTTTTCTGCTCCCTGAGAAGGACCATTTATCCTTCTCACTCATATATAATGATGGCAAGCGGTCTCTTGATCTG ATCTGCAAGGATAAAGTTGAGGCAGAAGTATGGTTTGCAGGCCTTAATGTATTGATATCTCCTGGACAGCATGGATCCCAACACCAACACATTGATGGAATACGCAACGGTGCCCTGTCTTTTGAG TGTGGCAGAGATAGTAGCCTAAGCAGTAGCTCTGCTTATACAACGGATTCCTTTGAGAATAAGTTGAGCTCAGCGAATTCTGCCAAGGATCGTTCTTCAGGAGAATTTACATATTCAGAAAGGACAGATGTGTCAGATATGCAAGTGAAAGGTGCTTCTTCAGACATTCGAATCAGTGTTTCCAGTGCTCTCAGCACATCCAGCCATGGTTCTGGAGATGATTCTGAATCTTTTGGAGATGTTTATGTATGGGGGGAAGTCATGTGTGACACTACTTGTAGGCAAGGATCTGACAGTAATGCTTACTCTGCTACTGCAGCTACTGATATTCTTGTACCGAAGCCCTTAGAGTCAAATGTAATGCTTGATGTCAGTTATGTGGCTTGTGGTGTGAAGCACGCGGCACTGGTTACACGACAGGCAGAGGTATTTACATGGGGAGAAGAATGCAGTGGCCGTCTTGGTCATGGGGCCGGCACAAGCATTTTTCAACCACGTCTTGTTGAGTCATTGTCTATCTGCAATGTCGAAACAATTGCCTGTGGTGAATTCCATACTTGTGCCATCACTGCAACTGGTGACCTTTACACCTGGGGAGATGGTACCCACAACGCTGGACTCCTTGGTCATGGAAGTAACGTGAGCCACTGGATTCCAAAAAGAGTTTCAGGTCCTTTGGAGGGCCTTCAGGTGTCAGCTGTTTCTTGTGGCACATGGCATACTGCTTTGATAACCAGTTCTGGAAAATTGTACACGTTTGGTGATGGCACATTTGGAGTCTTAGGTCATGGAAATAGAGAAACTGTTTCATACCCGAAAGAAGTGGAGTCATTGAAGGGTTTGAGGACAATTTCTGTTTCATGTGGGGTGTGGCATACTGCTGCAGTTGTTGAGGTTATCATGGCACAGTCAAATACTTCATCTGGAAAGCTATTTACATGGGGTGATGGAGATAAATATCGCCTTGGGCATGGTGACAGGTCTTCAAAACTGAAACCAACCTGTGTGCCTTCATTAATAGATTACAATTTCCATAAGGCTGTGTGTGGTCATACTCTAACAATTGGATTGACTACTTCAGGCCATATATTTACTGCTGGGAGCTCTGTGTATGGACAGCTTGGCAATCCCAATAATGATGGAAGGTATCCACGCCTAGTTGAAGAGaagcttggtggtggtggtgttgtggAAGTTGCGTGTGGAGCTTATCATGTTGCGGTATTGACACAGAGCGGTGAAGTCTACACATGGGGTAAGGGTGCAAATGGAAGATTGGGTCATGGTGATATTGCAGATCGTAAGACACCTACATTTGTTGAGGCTTTAAGGGATAGGTCTGTAAAACGCATCGCTTGTGGATCAGGCTTCACAGCTGCAATTTGTCAACATAAATCGGTGTCTGGGATGGAGCAGTCTCAGTGCTCATCATGCAGACAGCCATTTGGGTTCACCCGAAAGAGGCACAACTGTTATAACTGTGGATTAGTACACTGCCATTCCTGCAGTTCAAAAAAGGCTCTAAGAGCAGCATTGTCCCCTAATCCTGGAAAGCCATATCGCGTATGTGATTCATGTTACCTGAAACTAAGTAAAGTTTTGGATTCTGGAATCGGTCATAACAAGAACAATACGCCTCGCATATCAGGTGATTCCAAGGCTGATAAAATGGACTCAAAGGGAAACAGAGTTGCATCCGCTAATAGCTCAGATATGatcaagaacttggatgtgaagGCAGCAAAGCAGACAAAGAAGTATGACTATCCACCACAGTTCCCTGCGATTTTGCAGCTGAAGGACATCCCTTTCATTGGGGCTGCTGACCAGCAACCTAATGACTCCACATATAGTTCACCTTTGTTGAGGCTGCCAAATCTGAATTCTTCTAGTTCCTTGTCCTCAGAAAGCTTTGATATTCTTAGAGATGCAAATGAACTTCTGAAGCAAGAGGTTCAAAAACTAAAAGAAGAG GTTAACAGCTTGAGGCAGCAACGTGAACAGCAAGATGCAGATTTGCAGAAATCAGAGGCAAAAGCTCATGAGGCCATGACCCTGGCCTCTGAAGAAGCATCCAAATCGAAGGCTGCAAAGGATGTTATTAAATCACTAACAGCACAG CTAAAAGAAATGGCTGAAAGGCTTCCTCCAGCATCATGTGACATGAAGCAAACACGGCAGCCTTATCTACCTGGTGGTGCAGTTTCTCCTGATACAGGGAGAGAAAACCAAAAGAGATATGAGCCAGGCAGCTTCCAGTACCCACAAACACCTACTTCTGTTGCATCGGCCCGGTTTAATGGGTTCCTTGCTCAAGCCCATCAAATAAGTGAACCCAATGGTAACACGATGGTTCCACATGACAGCAGGCATGAAAACAATGGCAACACTAAGGAGTTCCCAGTTGCGCAGCAGATGACCAATGGTGGGATGACGGGGTATCGCCCAAGAACAGAAGATCATGATCGGCGGGAAACAGAAAGGTTCCAAATAAACCTCCATGGTTTCAACATGAGAGGTTCTAGCTCACCCAGCAACCAAGTCGAAGCTGAATGGATAGAACAATACGAACCAGGGGTATACTTAACACTAGTTTCTCTTCGTGATGGAACCAAGGAGCTGAAAAGAGTGCGGTTCAG CCGGAGAAGATTTGGAGAGCATCAGGCGGAATCATGGTGGAATGACAACCGTGAAAAAGTGTACGACAAATACAACGTGCGGGGAACTGATCGGATTTCTTCAGTGATGACAGCGTAG
- the LOC127769312 gene encoding serine/threonine-protein kinase ATG1t isoform X1: MASTPEPETTVGSYELRERLGGRPPSTVVWRAVERSSGSPVVVKQVRLTGLPSTLRDSLDCEVRFLAAVTHPNIIRLLDLIQTQSNLYLVLELCEGGDLAAYIQRNGRVEERVASNFMRQIGAGLQVLRRHHIVHRDLKPENILLSSPDSNAILKISDFGLSRVLRPGEYTDTNCGTCLYMAPEVMLFQKYDGGVDLWSIGAILFELLNGYPPFRGRSNVQLLQCINRTMSLPFSEVVISKLRPDSIDICTRLLCSNPVKRLSFQEFFSHSFLRP, from the exons ATGGCGAGCacgccggagccggagacgaCGGTGGGAAGCTACGAGCTGCGGGAGCGGCtgggcggccggccgccgtccACGGTGGTGTGGCGCGCCGTGGAGCGGTCGAGCGGATCCCCCGTGGTGGTGAAGCAGGTGCGGCTGACTGGCCTCCCCAGCACCCTCCGCGACAGCCTCGACTGCGAGGtccgcttcctcgccgccgtcacccacCCCAACATCATCCGCCTCCTCGACCTCATCCAG ACCCAGAGCAACCTGTACCTTGTCCTGGAGCTGTGCGAGGGAGGAGACCTGGCGGCCTACATCCAGCGCAACGGGAGGGTGGAGGAGCGCGTCGCCAGCAATTTCATGAGACAGATCG GAGCTGGCTTGCAAGTGCTCCGCAGACACCATATCGTCCATAGGGACTTGAAACCCGAG AATATCCTGCTCTCTTCTCCTGACAGCAATGCGATCCTCAAGATATCTGATTTTGGCCTGTCAAG AGTTCTTCGTCCCGGGGAATACACAGATACAAATTGTGGCACTTGTTTGTACATGGCCCCAGAAGTTATGCTGTTTCAGAAGTATGATGGTGGG GTAGATTTGTGGAGTATCGGCGCGATTCTCTTCGAGCTCTTGAATGGCTATCCACCATTCCGTGGTAGAAGCAATGTCCAG CTGCTTCAGTGCATAAACCGAACCATGTCTCTTCCATTCTCAGAAGTCGTTATTTCCAAGCTACGTCCTGATTCTATTGATATATGCACCAGACTTCTGTGTAGCAATCCAG TGAAAAGGTTGTCCTTCCAAGAGTTCTTCAGCCACAGCTTCCTCAGACCATAG
- the LOC127769312 gene encoding serine/threonine-protein kinase ATG1t isoform X2 produces MRSKTEEEKKIQSIHFLSSGFAMASTPEPETTVGSYELRERLGGRPPSTVVWRAVERSSGSPVVVKQVRLTGLPSTLRDSLDCEVRFLAAVTHPNIIRLLDLIQLDPEQPVPCPGAVRGRRPGGLHPAQREGGGARRQQFHETDRISCSLLLTAMRSSRYLILACQEFFVPGNTQIQIVALVCTWPQKLCCFRSMMVGYVVDLWSIGAILFELLNGYPPFRGRSNVQLLQCINRTMSLPFSEVVISKLRPDSIDICTRLLCSNPVKRLSFQEFFSHSFLRP; encoded by the exons ATGAGATCGAAAActgaggaggaaaaaaaaatccaatccatCCATTTCCTTTCCAGTGGTTTCGCGATGGCGAGCacgccggagccggagacgaCGGTGGGAAGCTACGAGCTGCGGGAGCGGCtgggcggccggccgccgtccACGGTGGTGTGGCGCGCCGTGGAGCGGTCGAGCGGATCCCCCGTGGTGGTGAAGCAGGTGCGGCTGACTGGCCTCCCCAGCACCCTCCGCGACAGCCTCGACTGCGAGGtccgcttcctcgccgccgtcacccacCCCAACATCATCCGCCTCCTCGACCTCATCCAG TTAGACCCAGAGCAACCTGTACCTTGTCCTGGAGCTGTGCGAGGGAGGAGACCTGGCGGCCTACATCCAGCGCAACGGGAGGGTGGAGGAGCGCGTCGCCAGCAATTTCATGAGACAGATCG AATATCCTGCTCTCTTCTCCTGACAGCAATGCGATCCTCAAGATATCTGATTTTGGCCTGTCAAG AGTTCTTCGTCCCGGGGAATACACAGATACAAATTGTGGCACTTGTTTGTACATGGCCCCAGAAGTTATGCTGTTTCAGAAGTATGATGGTGGGGTATGTT GTAGATTTGTGGAGTATCGGCGCGATTCTCTTCGAGCTCTTGAATGGCTATCCACCATTCCGTGGTAGAAGCAATGTCCAG CTGCTTCAGTGCATAAACCGAACCATGTCTCTTCCATTCTCAGAAGTCGTTATTTCCAAGCTACGTCCTGATTCTATTGATATATGCACCAGACTTCTGTGTAGCAATCCAG TGAAAAGGTTGTCCTTCCAAGAGTTCTTCAGCCACAGCTTCCTCAGACCATAG
- the LOC127769311 gene encoding putative pentatricopeptide repeat-containing protein At3g15130 has translation MERRRMIADLLRASARGSSLRGGVQLHAALMKLGFGSDTMLNNNLIDMYAKCGKLHMAGEVFDGMPERNVVSWTALMVGFLHHGEARECLRLFGEMRGSGTSPNEFTLSATLKACGGGTRAGVQIHGVCVRTGFEGHDVVANSLVVMYSKGRWTGDARRVFDVIPSRNLATWNSMISGYAHAGQGRDSLLVFREMQRRHDEQPDEFTFASLLKACSGLGAAREGAQVHAAMAVRGVSPASNAILAGALLDVYVKCHRLPVAMQVFDGLERRNAIQWTTVIVGHAQEGQVKEAMCLFRRFWSSGVRADGHVLSSVVAVFADFALVEQGKQVHCYTAKTPAGLDVSVANSLVDMYLKCGLTGEAGRRFREMPARNVVSWTAMINGVGKHGHGREAIDLFEEMQAEGVEADEVAYLALLSACSHSGLVDECRRYFSRICQDRRMRPKAEHYACMVDLLGRAGELREAKELILSMPMEPTVGVWQTLLSACRVHKDVAVGREVGDVLLAVDGDNPVNYVMLSNILAEAGEWRECQGIRGAMRRKGLRKQGGCSWTEVDKEVHFFYGGGDDAHPQAGDIRRALREVEARMRERLGYSGDARCALHDVDEESRVESLREHSERLAVGLWLLRDGTGDGGGGGGEVVRVYKNLRVCGDCHEFLKGLSAVVRRVVVVRDANRFHRFQNGACSCRDYW, from the coding sequence ATGGAGCGGCGGAGGATGATCGCCGATCTGCTCAGGGCGAGCGCGAGAGGCTCGTccctccgcggcggcgtccaGCTCCACGCCGCGCTGATGAAGCTCGGCTTCGGGTCGGACACCATGCTCAACAACAACCTGATCGACATGTACGCCAAGTGCGGGAAGCTTCACATGGCCGgcgaggtgttcgacggaatgcccgAGAGGAACGTGGTGTCCTGGACGGCGCTCATGGTGGGCTTCCTGCACCACGGGGAGGCCAGAGAGTGCCTCCGCCTGTTCGGGGAAATGCGGGGTTCAGGGACCTCGCCGAATGAGTTCACGCTGTCGGCGACCTTGaaggcgtgcggcggcggcacgagagCCGGTGTTCAGATCCATGGCGTCTGCGTCAGGACGGGGTTCGAGGGGCACGACGTCGTCGCCAACTCGCTGGTCGTCATGTACTCCAAGGGCCGGTGGACCGGCGACGCACGCCGGGTGTTCGACGTAATTCCCTCCAGGAACCTCGCCACCTGGAACTCCATGATCTCCGGCTACGCGCACGCCGGCCAAGGCAGGGACTCGCTGCTCGTCTTCCGGGAGATgcagcggcggcacgacgaGCAGCCCGACGAGTTCACCTTCGCCAGCCTTCTCAAGGCGTGCAGCGgcctcggcgcggctcgcgagGGGGCGCAGGTCCACGCGGCCATGGCAGTCAGAGGGGTCTCCCCAGCGTCCAACGCTATCCTCGCCGGAGCGCTCCTCGACGTATACGTCAAGTGCCACCGCCTGCCGGTGGCGATGCAGGTGTTCGACGGGTTGGAGCGGAGGAACGCTATCCAGTGGACGACGGTGATCGTCGGCCACGCGCAGGAGGGGCAGGTGAAGGAAGCGATGTGCCTGTTCCGGCGGTTCTGGAGCTCCGGCGTCCGTGCCGACGGCCATGTTCTGTCCAGCGTGGTCGCCGTGTTCGCGGACTTTGCTCTCGTGGAGCAGGGGAAGCAAGTGCACTGCTACACGGCGAAGACCCCGGCCGGGCTGGACGTGTCGGTGGCCAACTCTCTGGTTGACATGTACCTCAAGTGCGGCCTCACCGGCGAGGCTGGACGGCGGTTCCGGGAGATGCCGGCGAGGAATGTGGTGTCGTGGACGGCGATGATCAATGGCGTCGGGAAGCATGGGCATGGCCGTGAGGCCATCGACTTGTTTGAGGAGATGCAAGCGGAAGGCGTGGAGGCCGACGAGGTGGCCTACCTGGCGTTGCTGTCGGCGTGCAGCCACTCCGGCCTCGTCGACGAATGCCGCCGGTACTTCTCGAGAATCTGTCAAGACCGGCGGATGAGACCGAAAGCCGAGCACTACGCGTGCATGGTGGACCtcctcggccgcgccggcgagctccgggagGCGAAGGAGCTCATCCTCAGCATGCCAATGGAGCCAACGGTGGGCGTGTGGCAGACGCTGCTGAGCGCGTGCAGGGTGCACAAGGACGTCGCGGTGGGGCGGGAGGTGGGCGACGTCCTCCtggccgtcgacggcgacaacCCGGTGAACTACGTGATGCTGTCGAACATCCTGGCGGAGGCCGGCGAGTGGCGCGAGTGCCAGGGGATAAGGGGCGCCATGCGGCGCAAGGGGCTGAGGAAGCAGGGCGGGTGCAGCTGGACGGAGGTGGACAAGGAGGTGCACTTcttctacggcggcggcgacgacgcgcacCCGCAGGCCGGCGACATCCGGCGCGCCCtgcgggaggtggaggcgaggaTGCGGGAGCGGCTGGGGTACAGCGGCGACGCGCGGTGCGCGCTGCACGACGTGGACGAGGAGTCGCGGGTGGAAAGCCTGAGGGAACACAGCGAGAGGCTCGCCGTGGGGCTGTGGCTGCTGCGCGACGGcaccggagacggcggcggcggcggcggcgaggtggtgagGGTGTACAAGAACCTGCGGGTATGCGGCGACTGCCACGAGTTCTTGAAAGGGTTGTCGGCGGTGGtgaggagggtggtggtggtgagggaCGCCAACAGGTTCCACAGGTTTCAGAATGGCGCCTGTTCTTGCAGGGACTACTGGTGA
- the LOC127769918 gene encoding uncharacterized protein LOC127769918: protein MDHPAKVMMGWALIAKYHLPQPSSSDQAQTGPYRLVFALYVSTARPDCRQSPSDMAPGKQRGKAKGAPPPPAAPNAAAAGGFPACLRLMPPSTVAISIHAKPGSKLATITEIGDEAVGVQIDAPARDGEANAALVDFISSVLGVKKREVSIGSGSKSREKVVLVQDATLQGVFDALKKACASA, encoded by the exons ATGGATCATCCTGCCAAGGTGATGATGGGCTGGGCCTTGATTGCAAAGTATCATCTGCCGCAGCCCAGTTCCAGCGACCAGGCCCAAACTGGGCCATATCGGTTGGTTTTTGCTCTCTACGTCTCCACGGCTCGACCAGATTGTCGTCAGTCACCGTCAGACATGGCTCCGGGGAAGCAACGAGGCAAGGCCAAAGGggccccaccgccgcccgccgcccccaacgccgccgccgccggaggcttCCCGGCCTGCCTCCGCCTGATGCCGCCCTCCACCGTCGCCATCTCCATCCACGCCAAGCCAGGCTCCAAGCTCGCCACCATCACCG AGATCGGCGACGAGGCCGTCGGCGTCCAGATCGACGCGCCGGCGAGGGACGGGGAGGCCAACGCCGCTCTCGTCGACTTCATCAGCTCC GTACTTGGAGTTAAGAAAAGAGAAGTTTCTATTGGTTCTGGCTCAAAATCGAGGGAAAAGGTTGTGCTGGTGCAAGATGCGACTCTCCAGGGTGTCTTTGATGCTCTGAAGAAGGCTTGTGCTTCTGCATGA